The nucleotide sequence CTGGCGAGAGAAGAACGCATTCACAGAGAGCGGTTTCTCGAGCTCAAACGAGAGATTGACAAAGCTTATAAACCCGACGCCGTGGAAAAAATATCCCGCTTTCTCACGGCGGAAGCTATAGGAACAAGGCTGTTTTCTCTGGAATCACAAAAAGTAAGCTCTATCTCAAGTATCGAGGAAGCTATCCAGCTTGCCATAACTCTGGAAGAAGATTCTTTGATTTTCTACGAACTTCTAAAATCTCTATCCGATCGCACTGATTCTATTCAAATACTTGATCGCATAATTTCAGAAGAGCAATCTCATATGGTTACTCTTAAAGAGATAGCCAAAAGTCTGTAAGCAAATTCTAATTTTTAACTGTCGCTGACTTTACAAGAAACTGTCTTGCTTCTGTCAGCACGAATGGTAAGAGCTTTAAACAGTGCAGGAAGCAAAGATACAACAATTATGCCAACTATGACGACTGAAAAATTTTTCTTCACAAAAGGAAGATTTCCAAAATGATAGCCAATCCAGGTAAGGGATAACGTCCATAAAAGACTTCCAAGAGCATTGTAAAACATGAACTTTGCATAGTTCATGCGCCCTATACCAGCTACGAAGGGAACAAAGGTTCTAAAGATGGGCAAAAACCTTGCGATAACTACAGCCTTTGCTCCATAACGTTCATAAAAAGCATGAGTAGAATCAAGATGCTTTTTGTTAAAAAAAAGCGATTTTTCCTTTGAAAACACTTTAGGACCAACAAATCTCCCAATGTGATAATTTGCCACATTACCCAATATAGCGGCGACGCTCATAACAGAAGATGCTACCCATGGATCTAGAAGCCCCCGAGCTGAGAGAGTTCCAACGGCAAAAAGCAAAGAATCCCCCGGCAGAAAAGGCGTTACTACAAAACCCGTTTCAGAAAAGATTATAAAAAAAAGCACTACATAAATCCATATCCCAACTGACTGTAACAGTTTTTCAAGATAGACATCCACACGAAGAATTAAGTCAATAAAATCAGACATCTTTACCTCCACATCAATCGCAAAAATTTTCTAACATTGTGCATCCTATCATTTCAACCTGATCATAAAAAGCTCTATTTAAATGGCACAAGTATTTTTGAATAGACCACCTTCTCTGGTTGACAGCGCAAAATCGTTTTTGGTTTATTAAGACGGTCTAAACGTAGGGGAATTTCTGTAAATAAAACCAAAAAAGGAGGAAAGGTTATGGCACGACGGTGGTTTTACGCTTTTGTTGCAATTCTAAGTGTTTTTTTGTTGTTTAAGCCGTCTTACAGCGCGGACAATATTAAAATAGGTCTCATGGCTCCAATGACTGGAAAGTGGGCAAGCGAGGGACAGGAAATGAAGCAGGTGCTCGATCTTCTGGTTGAAGACATCAATTCCAAAGGTGGTATTAATGGAGCCAAGGTTGAGCTTATAACGGAAGATGACGGTGGGGATCCTCGCACGGCAGCTCTTGCCGCTCAAAAACTCGTAACCCAAAAGGTAGTTGCAGTCATAGGAACTTACGGCTCATCAATAACAGAGGCTTCCCAGGGTATTTTCAATGAAGCCAGGGTTATTCAGATTGCAAATGGTTCAACTGCTATAAGACTCACAGAAAAGAAACTCCCTTATTTCTTCAGAACCTGCCCAAGAGATGATGAACAGGCAAAGGTGGCTGTCCAAACCATTAAAAAGATAGGTGCTAAAAATATAGCTATTCTTCATGACAACACCACCTACGCAAAGGGTCTAGCAGAGGAAGCAAAGGCTATTATTGAAAAGGAAGGTGGAAATATAAAGGTAGTATTTTTCGACGCCTTAACACCAGGAGAACAGGATTATACGGCAATTCTGACAAAGCTTAAAAGTGCAAATCCCGATATGGTTTTCTTTACCGGATACTACCCAGAAGCAGGATTGCTTCTCAAGCAGAAGAAAGAAATGAAGTGGGATGTGCCCTTTATGGGAGGAGACGCTACAAATAACCCGGATCTTGTAAAAATAGCAGGAAAAGAAGCGGCGGCTGGGTTTTATTTCCTGAGCGCGCCTCTCCCAAAAGATCTTCCTGGTGGAGAAGCTAAAACGCTACTCAATGCTTTCAATCAAAAATATGGACATCTTCCAAACTCAATATATGCTGTCCTGGCTGGTGATGGTTTTAGAGTAATCGCAAAGGCGATTGAAGCAACAAAGTCAACCAATCCAGACACACTGGCAAATTACCTGCACAAAGAACTAAAAGACTTTCCAGGGTTCACCGGAACCATTGCCTTTGACGAAAAAGGCGATCGTGTTGGGGAAGTCTATCGTGTGTATAAGGTTGACGAAAACGGTCAATTTGTTTTACAGCCATAGTGCTTTGTAAGATCCCGTAGGGCGAAAATTTTCGCCCTACCTAATCCTAAATAAAGGGGAATGCCAAAAAATAATGGAAAATTTCCTCCAGCAGCTTTTGAACGGTCTATCTCTGGGCGGAATTTACGCGTTGATCGCTCTGGGCTATACCATGGTTTACGGCGTTCTGAAGTTAATTAACTTCGCTCATGGCGATCTCTTTACTATCGGATCCTACATCGGATTTACTCTTTTGGTCTCATTTGGTCTTGCTAATGTTGCGGGACCTATAGGCGCACTTATCGCGATTTGTGCAGTCGTCATGTTGTCAGTTGCTTTCCTGGGGGTTTGTCTGGAGCGAGCAGCTTACAGACCGCTCCGCCACTCCCCCAGACTTTCTGCTGTTGTTTCAGCCTTAGGAGCATCCATATTTCTTCAAAACGCTGTAATGCTCATATACGGAGCCAAATTCCACGTTTATCCTCAGGGGCTCATCGCAAGATCAAGCCTATCATTGTTTGGACTTTATTTGCCCCTTGTTAAAGTTTTTGTGCTCCTTGTCTCCCTGTTAGTTATGGCTTTACTTTACATCTTCATTCAAAAGACCTTAACAGGTGCTGCCATCAGAGCTGTGGCTATAGATCATAGAGCTGCTCAACTGGTGGGAATAAACGTGGATCGAGTCGTAACACTGGTTTTTCTTATAGGTCCCGCGCTTGGAGGATTAGCCGGTTTAATGGTTGGGCTCCTCTACGGTCAAATTACATTCACCATGGGTTGGCTTTACGGACTCAAAGCCTTTACAGCAGCAATTCTCGGTGGAATTGGAAATATTCCTGGAGCAATGCTTGGAGGAATCATCCTGGGGATAATCGAATCCATGTCATCGGCTTATTTATCGGTAGCATGGAAAGATGCTGTCACTTTCTTTGTGCTAATTCTCATACTCACCGTTAGACCAACGGGAATTCTCGGTGAACGAGTAGCGGAAAAGGTATGAAAAAACTATCGATATCTGTTTCTCCACTATACATCGTTCTGGCGGCTGTTTTAGTTTTGCCACCATTCTTAGATCCCTACTGGGTCGATCTTTTTAACAATATAGGACTTTACGCCACACTGGCGATAAGCCTTAATATCATCGTCGGGCATACAGGGTTATTTAATCTGGGTCATGCTGCTTTTTATGCCATCGGAGCCTATACGGCCGCAATAATTAATACCCACTACCATATTCCCATGTTGCCTATGATACCTCTTTCGGGCATAGCTGCAGGACTTTTTGCCTTCGTTGTTATGCGTCCTATCATTCACCTTAGAGGAGACTACCTGTGTATAGTCACTATAGGGATTGGAGAAATTGTCAGAATAGCTCTTATTAATAACATCTTCGGCATAACGGGTGGAGCTAACGGAATATTTGGCATATCAAGACCCGAAATCTTTGGCTACGTTATAAGAACTCCCCACCAATTTTTTTACCTGATCTGGGCATTTCTGCTGATTACTATTGTAGTTTTTAAGCGACTGGAACATTCAAGAGTTGGTAGAGCTTTAAATTGTGTCCGGGATGACGAAATTGCCGCTCAAAGTAGTGGCATCAACGTGGCATCCTATAAGCTCACAGCCTTTGTTATCGGGGCTATCTGGGCTGGCATGACCGGAAACATCTTTGCTTCAAAAATGACCATAATCTCCCCGGAATCTTTCAGTTTCTGGGAATCGGTTATTATGTTTGCCATTGTTATTCTGGGGGGAGCTGGAAGTATTGAAGGGGTTATAGTTGGATCCCTCCTGATAATCGGTCTTCCGGAAATCTTTCGTGGGCTTTCAACCTCAAGAATGCTTGTTTTTGGACTGGCGATGATTGTAATGAT is from Thermodesulforhabdaceae bacterium and encodes:
- a CDS encoding ferritin family protein, with protein sequence MYTPGEILNLAILIEENGESFYLDVAKLAKDPQTKLLLERLAREERIHRERFLELKREIDKAYKPDAVEKISRFLTAEAIGTRLFSLESQKVSSISSIEEAIQLAITLEEDSLIFYELLKSLSDRTDSIQILDRIISEEQSHMVTLKEIAKSL
- a CDS encoding DedA family protein produces the protein MSDFIDLILRVDVYLEKLLQSVGIWIYVVLFFIIFSETGFVVTPFLPGDSLLFAVGTLSARGLLDPWVASSVMSVAAILGNVANYHIGRFVGPKVFSKEKSLFFNKKHLDSTHAFYERYGAKAVVIARFLPIFRTFVPFVAGIGRMNYAKFMFYNALGSLLWTLSLTWIGYHFGNLPFVKKNFSVVIVGIIVVSLLPALFKALTIRADRSKTVSCKVSDS
- a CDS encoding branched-chain amino acid ABC transporter substrate-binding protein, translated to MARRWFYAFVAILSVFLLFKPSYSADNIKIGLMAPMTGKWASEGQEMKQVLDLLVEDINSKGGINGAKVELITEDDGGDPRTAALAAQKLVTQKVVAVIGTYGSSITEASQGIFNEARVIQIANGSTAIRLTEKKLPYFFRTCPRDDEQAKVAVQTIKKIGAKNIAILHDNTTYAKGLAEEAKAIIEKEGGNIKVVFFDALTPGEQDYTAILTKLKSANPDMVFFTGYYPEAGLLLKQKKEMKWDVPFMGGDATNNPDLVKIAGKEAAAGFYFLSAPLPKDLPGGEAKTLLNAFNQKYGHLPNSIYAVLAGDGFRVIAKAIEATKSTNPDTLANYLHKELKDFPGFTGTIAFDEKGDRVGEVYRVYKVDENGQFVLQP
- a CDS encoding branched-chain amino acid ABC transporter permease codes for the protein MENFLQQLLNGLSLGGIYALIALGYTMVYGVLKLINFAHGDLFTIGSYIGFTLLVSFGLANVAGPIGALIAICAVVMLSVAFLGVCLERAAYRPLRHSPRLSAVVSALGASIFLQNAVMLIYGAKFHVYPQGLIARSSLSLFGLYLPLVKVFVLLVSLLVMALLYIFIQKTLTGAAIRAVAIDHRAAQLVGINVDRVVTLVFLIGPALGGLAGLMVGLLYGQITFTMGWLYGLKAFTAAILGGIGNIPGAMLGGIILGIIESMSSAYLSVAWKDAVTFFVLILILTVRPTGILGERVAEKV
- a CDS encoding branched-chain amino acid ABC transporter permease, encoding MKKLSISVSPLYIVLAAVLVLPPFLDPYWVDLFNNIGLYATLAISLNIIVGHTGLFNLGHAAFYAIGAYTAAIINTHYHIPMLPMIPLSGIAAGLFAFVVMRPIIHLRGDYLCIVTIGIGEIVRIALINNIFGITGGANGIFGISRPEIFGYVIRTPHQFFYLIWAFLLITIVVFKRLEHSRVGRALNCVRDDEIAAQSSGINVASYKLTAFVIGAIWAGMTGNIFASKMTIISPESFSFWESVIMFAIVILGGAGSIEGVIVGSLLIIGLPEIFRGLSTSRMLVFGLAMIVMMILRPRGLIPPKLRRYNLNGLIKQDASS